In Oryza sativa Japonica Group chromosome 2, ASM3414082v1, the following are encoded in one genomic region:
- the LOC4328015 gene encoding uncharacterized isoform X1 has translation MLPMLPPPALRAPSAWEQATTSSSIGRSAMEESCSSNWPATPCAAATTAAADKSNCTVGSTNNSPSEQVGHGDSLIYSLPYLPEDIWRHIHSLMPMSAAARAACLSHSFLNSWRFHPNLSLNFKTLCPRTSRGNFKCKIDSILRNHLGTAKILKLNVADEDSTYPYIDRWLEVAVTPGIEELTLTLHKKYIFACSLLSDGVRDSIRCLQLTFCAFHPMAELGPLRSLTKLHLCGVHITGDELESLLLNSLVLEQLRLNVCNKISFLKIPCVLQHLSCLSVMACRRMQVIVCEAPNLSSISLSGGIKFSLGETLTMKVLSMIRPNVVCYARAQLPSIMPNLESMVLSSDSEAVNIPMLPTKFLCLKHLTIQIARGTFSPSYDYFFLVSFLHASPSLETLYLDVFQEDMRHESIVEDSSAHLRQLPELSHECLKSVEIIGFNSAKSLVELTCCIVKAAASLERLVLDTLRGGDRCSGESNGKICWPVSNAVLKESARAAIAVRRYIEDKVAPTTTLTLVGTCTRCHSLAFG, from the exons ATGCTGCCCATGCTGCCGCCTCCAGCTCTAAGGGCTCCATCGGCGTGGGAGCAGGCAACTACTTCGAGCTCCATTGGCAGATCTGCCATGGAAGAGAGTTGCAGTTCCAATTGGCCGGCCACACCTTGTGCAGCAGCGACGACGGCCG CTGCAGATAAATCGAATTGTACAGTGGGTAGCACTAATAACTCCCCCTCTGAACAAGTTGGCCATGGCGATTCACTGATTTATTCACTCCCGTACCTTCCTGAG GACATCTGGCGTCACATACATTCCTTAATGCCGATGAGTGCTGCTGCTCGTGCTGCTTGCCTTTCTCATTCCTTTCTGAATTCCTGGAGATTTCATCCCAACCTCAGCTTGAATTTCAAAACACTTTGCCCGAGGACATCTAGGGGAAATTTCAAGTGCAAAATTGACAGCATTCTGAGAAACCACTTGGGCACTGCGAAGATATTGAAGCTTAATGTAGCTGATGAGGACAGTACATATCCTTACATTGATAGATGGCTTGAGGTTGCTGTTACACCAGGGATTGAAGAGCTCACTCTTACGCTACATAAAAAGTACATCTTTGCATGCTCACTTTTATCTGATGGTGTTCGAGACTCAATTCGATGTCTTCAGCTTACCTTCTGTGCCTTCCATCCCATGGCTGAACTTGGCCCCTTGAGAAGCCTAACAAAACTGCATCTGTGTGGTGTGCATATTACAGGTGACGAGTTAGAGTCCCTTCTTTTGAACTCCCTTGTTTTGGAGCAGTTGAGACTTAATGTATGCAACAAGATAAGTTTCCTGAAGATACCGTGTGTGCTGCAGCATCTCAGCTGCCTGAGTGTTATGGCATGCCGCAGGATGCAAGTGATTGTGTGTGAAGCTCCGAATTTGTCCAGTATTTCCCTTAGTGGAGGGATCAAGTTCTCACTTGGAGAAACACTGACAATGAAGGTCTTGTCCATGATCCGACCGAATGTCGTGTGCTATGCTCGTGCTCAGCTTCCATCCATTATGCCAAATCTTGAGAGTATGGTATTAAGTTCAGACTCTGAG GCAGTCAATATACCAATGCTGCCTACCAAATTCCTCTGCCTCAAGCACCTGACCATTCAGATTGCGCGAGGGACCTTTTCCCCATCCTATGATTATTTCTTTCTGGTTTCTTTCCTTCACGCGTCtccttccttggagactttatACTTGGAT GTTTTTCAGGAAGATATGAGGCATGAATCGATTGTTGAAGATTCTTCCGCACATTTGAGGCAGCTGCCCGAGCTCAGCCATGAATGCCTGAAGAGTGTGGAGATCATAGGGTTCAACTCCGCGAAGAGCTTGGTTGAGCTAACATGTTGCATTGTCAAAGCCGCTGCCTCACTTGAGCGTCTTGTGTTGGACACACTTAGAGGTGGTGATAGGTGTTCTGGGGAAAGTAATGGGAAGATTTGCTGGCCTGTTAGCAACGCTGTGCTCAAGGAATCCGCAAGAGCTGCCATTGCTGTACGAAGGTACATCGAGGATAAAGTTGCACCTACAACAACTCTGACTCTTGTGGGGACTTGCACACGCTGTCATTCCCTTGCCTTTGGATGA
- the LOC4328015 gene encoding uncharacterized isoform X2, giving the protein MPSAMSSVAVQREQRWQNLALAPALPMTADKSNCTVGSTNNSPSEQVGHGDSLIYSLPYLPEDIWRHIHSLMPMSAAARAACLSHSFLNSWRFHPNLSLNFKTLCPRTSRGNFKCKIDSILRNHLGTAKILKLNVADEDSTYPYIDRWLEVAVTPGIEELTLTLHKKYIFACSLLSDGVRDSIRCLQLTFCAFHPMAELGPLRSLTKLHLCGVHITGDELESLLLNSLVLEQLRLNVCNKISFLKIPCVLQHLSCLSVMACRRMQVIVCEAPNLSSISLSGGIKFSLGETLTMKVLSMIRPNVVCYARAQLPSIMPNLESMVLSSDSEAVNIPMLPTKFLCLKHLTIQIARGTFSPSYDYFFLVSFLHASPSLETLYLDVFQEDMRHESIVEDSSAHLRQLPELSHECLKSVEIIGFNSAKSLVELTCCIVKAAASLERLVLDTLRGGDRCSGESNGKICWPVSNAVLKESARAAIAVRRYIEDKVAPTTTLTLVGTCTRCHSLAFG; this is encoded by the exons ATGCCATCTGCCATGTCCTCCGTGGCCGTGCAACGCGAGCAGCGGTGGCAAAACCTAGCCCTAGCCCCAGCCCTGCCCATGA CTGCAGATAAATCGAATTGTACAGTGGGTAGCACTAATAACTCCCCCTCTGAACAAGTTGGCCATGGCGATTCACTGATTTATTCACTCCCGTACCTTCCTGAG GACATCTGGCGTCACATACATTCCTTAATGCCGATGAGTGCTGCTGCTCGTGCTGCTTGCCTTTCTCATTCCTTTCTGAATTCCTGGAGATTTCATCCCAACCTCAGCTTGAATTTCAAAACACTTTGCCCGAGGACATCTAGGGGAAATTTCAAGTGCAAAATTGACAGCATTCTGAGAAACCACTTGGGCACTGCGAAGATATTGAAGCTTAATGTAGCTGATGAGGACAGTACATATCCTTACATTGATAGATGGCTTGAGGTTGCTGTTACACCAGGGATTGAAGAGCTCACTCTTACGCTACATAAAAAGTACATCTTTGCATGCTCACTTTTATCTGATGGTGTTCGAGACTCAATTCGATGTCTTCAGCTTACCTTCTGTGCCTTCCATCCCATGGCTGAACTTGGCCCCTTGAGAAGCCTAACAAAACTGCATCTGTGTGGTGTGCATATTACAGGTGACGAGTTAGAGTCCCTTCTTTTGAACTCCCTTGTTTTGGAGCAGTTGAGACTTAATGTATGCAACAAGATAAGTTTCCTGAAGATACCGTGTGTGCTGCAGCATCTCAGCTGCCTGAGTGTTATGGCATGCCGCAGGATGCAAGTGATTGTGTGTGAAGCTCCGAATTTGTCCAGTATTTCCCTTAGTGGAGGGATCAAGTTCTCACTTGGAGAAACACTGACAATGAAGGTCTTGTCCATGATCCGACCGAATGTCGTGTGCTATGCTCGTGCTCAGCTTCCATCCATTATGCCAAATCTTGAGAGTATGGTATTAAGTTCAGACTCTGAG GCAGTCAATATACCAATGCTGCCTACCAAATTCCTCTGCCTCAAGCACCTGACCATTCAGATTGCGCGAGGGACCTTTTCCCCATCCTATGATTATTTCTTTCTGGTTTCTTTCCTTCACGCGTCtccttccttggagactttatACTTGGAT GTTTTTCAGGAAGATATGAGGCATGAATCGATTGTTGAAGATTCTTCCGCACATTTGAGGCAGCTGCCCGAGCTCAGCCATGAATGCCTGAAGAGTGTGGAGATCATAGGGTTCAACTCCGCGAAGAGCTTGGTTGAGCTAACATGTTGCATTGTCAAAGCCGCTGCCTCACTTGAGCGTCTTGTGTTGGACACACTTAGAGGTGGTGATAGGTGTTCTGGGGAAAGTAATGGGAAGATTTGCTGGCCTGTTAGCAACGCTGTGCTCAAGGAATCCGCAAGAGCTGCCATTGCTGTACGAAGGTACATCGAGGATAAAGTTGCACCTACAACAACTCTGACTCTTGTGGGGACTTGCACACGCTGTCATTCCCTTGCCTTTGGATGA
- the LOC4328015 gene encoding uncharacterized LOC4328015 has translation MLPMLPPPALRAPSAWEQATTSSSIGRSAMEESCSSNWPATPCAAATTADKSNCTVGSTNNSPSEQVGHGDSLIYSLPYLPEDIWRHIHSLMPMSAAARAACLSHSFLNSWRFHPNLSLNFKTLCPRTSRGNFKCKIDSILRNHLGTAKILKLNVADEDSTYPYIDRWLEVAVTPGIEELTLTLHKKYIFACSLLSDGVRDSIRCLQLTFCAFHPMAELGPLRSLTKLHLCGVHITGDELESLLLNSLVLEQLRLNVCNKISFLKIPCVLQHLSCLSVMACRRMQVIVCEAPNLSSISLSGGIKFSLGETLTMKVLSMIRPNVVCYARAQLPSIMPNLESMVLSSDSEAVNIPMLPTKFLCLKHLTIQIARGTFSPSYDYFFLVSFLHASPSLETLYLDVFQEDMRHESIVEDSSAHLRQLPELSHECLKSVEIIGFNSAKSLVELTCCIVKAAASLERLVLDTLRGGDRCSGESNGKICWPVSNAVLKESARAAIAVRRYIEDKVAPTTTLTLVGTCTRCHSLAFG, from the exons ATGCTGCCCATGCTGCCGCCTCCAGCTCTAAGGGCTCCATCGGCGTGGGAGCAGGCAACTACTTCGAGCTCCATTGGCAGATCTGCCATGGAAGAGAGTTGCAGTTCCAATTGGCCGGCCACACCTTGTGCAGCAGCGACGACGGCCG ATAAATCGAATTGTACAGTGGGTAGCACTAATAACTCCCCCTCTGAACAAGTTGGCCATGGCGATTCACTGATTTATTCACTCCCGTACCTTCCTGAG GACATCTGGCGTCACATACATTCCTTAATGCCGATGAGTGCTGCTGCTCGTGCTGCTTGCCTTTCTCATTCCTTTCTGAATTCCTGGAGATTTCATCCCAACCTCAGCTTGAATTTCAAAACACTTTGCCCGAGGACATCTAGGGGAAATTTCAAGTGCAAAATTGACAGCATTCTGAGAAACCACTTGGGCACTGCGAAGATATTGAAGCTTAATGTAGCTGATGAGGACAGTACATATCCTTACATTGATAGATGGCTTGAGGTTGCTGTTACACCAGGGATTGAAGAGCTCACTCTTACGCTACATAAAAAGTACATCTTTGCATGCTCACTTTTATCTGATGGTGTTCGAGACTCAATTCGATGTCTTCAGCTTACCTTCTGTGCCTTCCATCCCATGGCTGAACTTGGCCCCTTGAGAAGCCTAACAAAACTGCATCTGTGTGGTGTGCATATTACAGGTGACGAGTTAGAGTCCCTTCTTTTGAACTCCCTTGTTTTGGAGCAGTTGAGACTTAATGTATGCAACAAGATAAGTTTCCTGAAGATACCGTGTGTGCTGCAGCATCTCAGCTGCCTGAGTGTTATGGCATGCCGCAGGATGCAAGTGATTGTGTGTGAAGCTCCGAATTTGTCCAGTATTTCCCTTAGTGGAGGGATCAAGTTCTCACTTGGAGAAACACTGACAATGAAGGTCTTGTCCATGATCCGACCGAATGTCGTGTGCTATGCTCGTGCTCAGCTTCCATCCATTATGCCAAATCTTGAGAGTATGGTATTAAGTTCAGACTCTGAG GCAGTCAATATACCAATGCTGCCTACCAAATTCCTCTGCCTCAAGCACCTGACCATTCAGATTGCGCGAGGGACCTTTTCCCCATCCTATGATTATTTCTTTCTGGTTTCTTTCCTTCACGCGTCtccttccttggagactttatACTTGGAT GTTTTTCAGGAAGATATGAGGCATGAATCGATTGTTGAAGATTCTTCCGCACATTTGAGGCAGCTGCCCGAGCTCAGCCATGAATGCCTGAAGAGTGTGGAGATCATAGGGTTCAACTCCGCGAAGAGCTTGGTTGAGCTAACATGTTGCATTGTCAAAGCCGCTGCCTCACTTGAGCGTCTTGTGTTGGACACACTTAGAGGTGGTGATAGGTGTTCTGGGGAAAGTAATGGGAAGATTTGCTGGCCTGTTAGCAACGCTGTGCTCAAGGAATCCGCAAGAGCTGCCATTGCTGTACGAAGGTACATCGAGGATAAAGTTGCACCTACAACAACTCTGACTCTTGTGGGGACTTGCACACGCTGTCATTCCCTTGCCTTTGGATGA
- the LOC4328016 gene encoding small ribosomal subunit protein eS4, translating into MARGLKKHLKRLNAPKHWMLDKLGGAFAPKPSSGPHKSRECLPLILIIRNRLKYALTYREVISILMQRHVLVDGKVRTDKTYPAGFMDVISIPKTGENYRLLYDTKGRFRLQSVKDEDAKFKLCKVRSVQFGQKGIPYLNTYDGRTIRYPDPIIKANDTIKIDLETNKIVDFIKFDVGNVVMVTGGRNTGRVGVIKNREKHKGSFETIHVEDALGHQFATRLGNVFTIGKGNKPWVSLPKGKGIKLSIIEEQRKRDAAAQAAANA; encoded by the exons ATG GCAAGGGGTTTGAAGAAGCATCTGAAGAGGCTCAATGCGCCCAAGCATTGGATGCTCGACAAGCTTGGTGGAGCTTTT GCCCCCAAGCCATCTTCTGGTCCTCACAAGTCCAGGGAGTGCCTGCCTCTGATCCTCATTATCAGGAACAGGCTCAAGTATGCTCTGACATACCGTGAGGTTATTTCTATCCTCATGCAGCGCCATGTCTTGGTTGATGGCAAGGTCAGGACTGACAAGACCTACCCAGCTGGTTTCATGG ATGTCATTTCCATCCCCAAGACTGGTGAGAACTACAGGCTTCTGTACGACACCAAGGGACGTTTCCGCCTTCAGTCTGTCAAGGATGAGGATGCTAAG TTCAAGCTTTGCAAGGTTCGGTCTGTGCAGTTTGGCCAGAAGGGAATCCCCTACCTGAACACCTATGATGGTCGCACCATCCGCTACCCTGACCCGATCATCAAGGCAAACGACACAATCAAGATCGATCTGGAGACCAACAAGATTGTCGACTTCATCAAGTTTGATGTTGGCAATGTTGTCATGGTGACTGGAGGAAGGAACACAGGCCGTGTTGGTGTGATCAAGAACAGGGAGAAGCATAAAGGCAGCTTCGAGACCATCCACGTTGAGGATGCCCTGGGCCACCAATTCGCCACCCGTCTGGGCAATGTGTTCACCATTGGCAAGGGCAACAAGCCTTGGGTGAGCCTGCCCAAGGGCAAGGGCATCAAGCTCAGCATCATCGAGGAGCAAAGGAAGCGGGATGCTGCCGCCCAGGCTGCTGCCAACGCTTAA